GCCGGCGGGAGCGGTTATGTAATGCACAAGCTCCTGAGCATAAAAATAACAAACAATACTGCCCGCAGCCACGGCCGCCAGCGATATAATCAACCGGCGGCGCAGTTCCTCCAGATGATCAATAAGCGACATTTCCGCGCCACCGTCAGTATCGGCAGCCTGGGCTTCGGTTTGCGGCAGAGCGCCCGCTTGCTCGTCCTGAAGCCCCGGTTTGGTCTCCGCCATTTCGCCACTCCTTACTTCTTCTCTTCTGCTTTAGCTTCGGCCTTTAGTTCTTCCTTAGTCGGCTCACCTGCCGTCGCCCGCCGGAATTCCTGAATGCCCTTGCCCAAAGCCCGGCCGACTTCCGGCAGCTTGCCCGGACCAAAGACCACCAAGGCGATAACTAAAATTAGAATAAGTTCCGGAATGCCAAGATTAAACATGGTGTCACTTCCTGTTCTTTAAATTTTGTTTACGAGTTTTTGCCCACTACTATTATACCGCCCGCCCTGGAAAAATACAACGACCTCCACCCCCCTACCAGGAGGGATGCCAACATTGACAAGAAACTGGAGTGGCGGCCGCAGCCACCACTCTTTTCACACTACTGCAGTTGACCAACCAGTTTGCCGGGATTAAGGATACCATTGGGGTCCAAGGCCTTTTTAATGACTCGCATAACATCCATACCTACCTCGCCAAATTGGTCGGGCATATATTTCAGTTTGCCCAGGCCAATGCCGTGCTCGCCGGATAACGTACCACCCAGCTCGAGTGCGGTCAGGAAAATCTCGTCCATAGCCTTGTAGACCCGTTCCATTTCGCTATTGTTGCGTAGGTCGGATACAAGCGTCGGATGAAGATTGCCGTCACCGGCATGGCCGAAAGTACCGATTTGCACGTCGTATTTTTGGGCGATTTCCGTTATGCGGCGCACCATGTCAGGCACCTTGCTGCGCGGCACGGTGGCATCTTCGCAGAAGGTGGACGGTCGCAGCTTGGCCAGCGACGGCAATGCCGCCCGGCGGGCCGCCCAGATCTGGTCCCGTTCCTGAGCGCTAGTAGCCACTCGTACCTGACCGCCATTTTCGCGCAGAATTTTCTCCATCTTGACGGCGTCCTGTTCGACGGTGGCCTCGTCACCGTCAACCTCAGCCAAAATAATCGCCTCGGCTTCGACCGGCAGTCCCAGTTTGACAAAACTTTCCACCGTGCGAATGGTATAGTTGTCCATAATTTCCAGGGTTGCCGGGATAATTTTGTTGCCAATAATATCGGCGATTGATTTACCAGCGCCGTTAAGGTCGTGAAATACGGCAATCATGCTCTTGCGATGGGTTGGTGCCGGCACCAGCCGGACAATAATCTTGGTGATGACGCCGAGGGTGCCTTCTGAACCGGTAAACAGCATAGCCATATCGTAGCCGGGCGCCCGCGGCGTGCGCCCGCCAAACTCAACAATTTGGCCATCGGCCAGTACAACTTCCAAGCCCAGTACGTAATGCTTGGTCACGCCGTATTTAAGGCCGCGCAGGCCGCCCGAGTTTTCCGCAACCGTGCCGCCCATCGAAGCAGTGGTGACTGTGCCGGGATCGGGCGGATAAATAAGACCATACTTTTCCACCGCCGCATTGAGCTCGGCCACAATGACTCCCGGCTCAACAACGGCGATGAAATTTTCCGGATCAATCTCCAGGATGGAATTCATCCGCACGGTGGATAAGACAATTCCTCCATCCATCGGGACAACGCCGGCGCTGAGGTTGGTTCCCGAACCGCGCGTATAGACAGGAATTTTTTCGCGATTGGCCAGGGTTAGGATGCGGGACACTTCATTTTTGTCTGCCGGCCGGACGATAACCTCCGGCACACGG
This genomic stretch from Thermosinus carboxydivorans Nor1 harbors:
- the tatA gene encoding twin-arginine translocase TatA/TatE family subunit, yielding MFNLGIPELILILVIALVVFGPGKLPEVGRALGKGIQEFRRATAGEPTKEELKAEAKAEEKK
- a CDS encoding FAD-binding oxidoreductase, producing MEQWVIKALAEIVGWENVLTSPEELICYGYDATPGFARVPEVIVRPADKNEVSRILTLANREKIPVYTRGSGTNLSAGVVPMDGGIVLSTVRMNSILEIDPENFIAVVEPGVIVAELNAAVEKYGLIYPPDPGTVTTASMGGTVAENSGGLRGLKYGVTKHYVLGLEVVLADGQIVEFGGRTPRAPGYDMAMLFTGSEGTLGVITKIIVRLVPAPTHRKSMIAVFHDLNGAGKSIADIIGNKIIPATLEIMDNYTIRTVESFVKLGLPVEAEAIILAEVDGDEATVEQDAVKMEKILRENGGQVRVATSAQERDQIWAARRAALPSLAKLRPSTFCEDATVPRSKVPDMVRRITEIAQKYDVQIGTFGHAGDGNLHPTLVSDLRNNSEMERVYKAMDEIFLTALELGGTLSGEHGIGLGKLKYMPDQFGEVGMDVMRVIKKALDPNGILNPGKLVGQLQ